From Homalodisca vitripennis isolate AUS2020 chromosome 1, UT_GWSS_2.1, whole genome shotgun sequence, the proteins below share one genomic window:
- the LOC124372778 gene encoding uncharacterized protein LOC124372778: MQDALSQDMFNLGGISSSRCNGHIPVSSAGKAPKRDRKGCKKGKIEAIMKNNLVSSKARVRLQTAAVVKKLKPVQSVSNHIIKPGTVIKSEYIDSDDPYTFTETEPQVLSLYPGGNNLTLSRKLVPLVSNRSNQLVVNKSGVNMVCMDRNSDMGKVKTLAERLTTQGGQTIELPSRPFIKVNKVVQNLEGSSKTMNRLQADIARNKIMGKRKKMVVNNQSGSVWGERDVKTEPNGHANSPVFANVSIPAKRTHRQTTWQRERKSRHEALQRIQQTQQRAWDLTHDLYPLGKLIPVSL, encoded by the coding sequence GTGCAATGGACATATCCCGGTTTCATCTGCTGGTAAAGCTCCCAAAAGGGATCGCAAGGGTTGCAAGAAAGGGAAGATTgaagcaattatgaaaaataatttagtgtCTTCAAAGGCTCGTGTTCGTTTACAAACTGCTGCTGTTGTCAAGAAATTGAAACCAGTTCAGTCAGTTTCAAATCACATCATCAAGCCAGGAACCGTTATTAAAAGTGAATATATTGACTCTGACGATCCATATACTTTTACAGAAACAGAACCACAAGTGTTAAGCCTTTATCCTGGAGGCAACAACTTGACTCTGTCGAGAAAGTTAGTTCCTCTAGTGTCCAACAGATCAAATCAGCTAGTTGTGAACAAAAGCGGGGTTAACATGGTGTGCATGGATCGGAACTCTGACATGGGGAAGGTCAAGACGTTAGCTGAACGGTTGACCACTCAAGGTGGCCAGACGATCGAGCTCCCTTCTAGGCCGTTTATCAAAGTGAATAAAGTCGTTCAAAACTTAGAAGGGAGCTCAAAAACAATGAATAGATTGCAAGCTGATATTGCGCGCAACAAAATTATGGGAAAACGTAAAAAGATGGTTGTGAACAATCAAAGTGGCAGTGTTTGGGGAGAGCGAGATGTGAAGACTGAGCCCAATGGGCATGCGAATTCACCTGTGTTTGCCAATGTGTCGATACCAGCAAAGCGTACGCACAGGCAGACAACCTGGCAAAGAGAGCGCAAATCTAGGCACGAGGCTCTGCAGAGAATACAACAGACCCAGCAGCGTGCTTGGGATCTGACCCATGATCTCTACCCATTAGGTAAGTTAATTCCAGTAAGTTTGTGA